A genomic region of Phenylobacterium parvum contains the following coding sequences:
- the recF gene encoding DNA replication/repair protein RecF (All proteins in this family for which functions are known are DNA-binding proteins that assist the filamentation of RecA onto DNA for the initiation of recombination or recombinational repair.), translating to MRSVLTRLSLTDFRSYERADIPLDGRMVVLTGPNGAGKTNILEAVSLLSPGRGLRNAALPEIGRRAPDETAGRAWAVSALLEVSGEPVRIGVGVETAGAARRAVRLEGEAVPPARLTDLVRPAWLTPAQDRLFLEAAGERRRFLDRLVFAAEPAHAAHAQAYEKALRERLRLLTDGPADGVWLDALEQRLALSGARLAEARARTLAVLQAEIDARGDRPFPQARIAPLGEWEKRAAGGESGAALEQALAAALAAARGRDGTAGRSLTGPHRGDLSVIHAERGRPAAECSTGEQKALVLNLVLAQAARLSRAESAPAPVLLLDEVAAHLDRRRRAALFDEIEALGLQAFLTGTDDPLFEELAGRALRLRVEGSRLAVADTP from the coding sequence GTGCGCTCGGTCCTGACACGCCTGTCCCTGACGGATTTCCGCTCCTACGAGCGGGCGGACATCCCGCTGGATGGCCGGATGGTGGTGCTGACCGGTCCGAACGGGGCCGGCAAGACCAACATCCTGGAGGCCGTATCCCTGCTCTCGCCAGGCCGGGGCCTGCGCAACGCCGCCCTGCCGGAGATCGGGCGCCGCGCGCCGGACGAGACCGCCGGCCGGGCCTGGGCGGTCTCGGCCCTCCTGGAAGTGAGCGGCGAGCCGGTCCGCATCGGGGTCGGCGTCGAGACCGCCGGCGCCGCGCGCCGCGCCGTGCGCCTGGAGGGTGAGGCCGTTCCTCCCGCCCGGCTCACCGACCTGGTCCGGCCCGCCTGGCTGACCCCCGCCCAGGACCGCCTCTTCCTCGAGGCGGCCGGAGAGCGCCGCCGGTTCCTGGACCGCCTGGTCTTCGCCGCCGAACCCGCCCACGCCGCCCACGCCCAGGCCTACGAGAAGGCCCTGCGCGAACGCCTGCGCCTGCTGACCGACGGTCCGGCGGACGGCGTCTGGCTGGACGCCCTCGAGCAGCGCCTGGCCCTCAGCGGCGCCCGGCTGGCGGAGGCGCGGGCCCGCACCCTCGCCGTTCTCCAGGCCGAGATCGACGCCCGGGGAGACCGACCCTTCCCGCAGGCCCGGATCGCCCCCCTGGGCGAGTGGGAGAAGCGCGCGGCGGGGGGCGAGTCCGGCGCGGCCCTCGAGCAGGCCCTGGCCGCCGCCCTGGCCGCCGCCCGGGGGCGGGACGGGACGGCCGGGCGGTCCCTGACCGGCCCGCACCGGGGGGATCTCTCCGTCATCCACGCCGAGCGCGGCCGGCCCGCCGCCGAATGCTCGACGGGCGAACAGAAGGCCCTGGTCCTCAACCTCGTCCTGGCCCAGGCGGCGCGTCTTTCCCGTGCCGAATCAGCGCCGGCGCCTGTATTGTTGCTGGATGAAGTTGCAGCGCACCTGGACCGCCGCCGGCGGGCCGCGCTGTTCGACGAAATCGAGGCGCTCGGGCTTCAGGCCTTCCTGACCGGCACGGACGACCCTCTCTTCGAGGAGCTTGCGGGCCGCGCCCTCAGGCTCCGGGTCGAGGGCTCCCGGCTGGCTGTTGCGGACACCCCATGA
- the gyrB gene encoding DNA topoisomerase (ATP-hydrolyzing) subunit B, which yields MTDESQTPNETPVEAPVETPEEAAAAYGAESIKVLKGLDAVRKRPGMYIGDTDDGSGLHHMVYEVVDNAIDEALAGHASRVEVILNADGSCTVTDDGRGIPTDIHEGEGVSAAEVIMTQLHAGGKFDQNAYKVSGGLHGVGVSVVNALSDWLKLKVHRGGRAHEMTFRRGDAVSPLVITGASPLRESGEPLTGTEVTFLPSRETFAFIEFDRRTLEHRLRELAFLNSGVHIRLRDNREAEPWEEIMHYEGGVEAFVRHLDKAKSPLMKEPVVVRGRRDSVEIDLALWWNESYHENVLCFTNNIPQRDGGTHLAAFRSALTRIISGYAETSGAAKREKVSLSGEDAREGLTCVLSVKVPDPKFSSQTKDKLVSSEVRPAVEGLVGEGLANWFEEHPVEARMIVQKIAEAAAAREAARKARELTRRKSALDITSLPGKLADCQEKDPAKSEIFLVEGDSAGGSAKQARNRENQAVLPLRGKILNVERARFDRMLGSDQIGTLITALGAGIGRDDFNIEKIRYHKIVIMTDADVDGAHIRTLLLTFFYRQMPEVIERGYLYIAQPPLYKAAKGRSSRYLKDDTELEAYLTEEGVDGATLDLASGERLTGQDLLNLVQASRAARANIERLTARAPAFAIEQAALAGLFGEEGDPAAAARRLDLYAEEGDGPWSGETAPAGGFAFSRRRRGVTERVVLDDLLIAAADARRLAERALALSEPFSGTATFTRRDRTTRVRGPLDLTAAIMEAGRRGLTIQRYKGLGEMNPEQLWETTLDAEARTLLQVRVAHADDADDMFTRLMGDLVEPRREFIQENALDAEVDV from the coding sequence ATGACCGACGAATCCCAGACCCCGAACGAAACCCCAGTGGAAGCCCCAGTGGAAACCCCTGAAGAAGCCGCCGCCGCCTATGGCGCGGAGTCGATCAAGGTCCTCAAGGGGCTCGACGCCGTCCGCAAACGGCCGGGCATGTACATCGGAGACACCGATGACGGCTCGGGCCTGCACCACATGGTCTACGAGGTGGTGGACAACGCCATCGACGAGGCCCTGGCCGGCCACGCCTCCCGCGTCGAGGTGATCCTCAACGCCGACGGGTCCTGCACCGTCACCGATGACGGCCGCGGCATTCCCACCGACATCCACGAGGGCGAGGGGGTCTCGGCGGCCGAGGTCATCATGACCCAACTCCACGCCGGCGGGAAATTCGACCAGAACGCCTACAAGGTCTCCGGCGGCCTGCACGGCGTGGGCGTGTCTGTGGTCAACGCCCTTTCCGACTGGCTGAAGCTCAAAGTCCACAGGGGCGGCCGCGCCCACGAGATGACGTTCCGCCGAGGCGACGCCGTCTCGCCCCTGGTGATTACGGGCGCCTCACCCCTGCGCGAGTCGGGCGAGCCCCTGACGGGCACGGAGGTCACCTTCCTGCCCTCGCGGGAGACCTTCGCCTTCATCGAGTTCGACCGCCGCACGCTGGAGCACCGCCTGCGCGAACTCGCCTTCCTCAATTCCGGGGTCCACATCCGCCTGCGTGACAACCGCGAGGCCGAGCCCTGGGAAGAGATCATGCACTACGAGGGCGGGGTGGAGGCCTTCGTGCGCCACCTCGACAAGGCCAAGTCCCCCCTCATGAAGGAACCCGTCGTGGTGCGGGGCCGTCGCGACAGCGTCGAGATCGACCTCGCCCTGTGGTGGAACGAAAGCTACCACGAGAACGTCCTCTGCTTCACCAACAACATCCCGCAGAGGGACGGCGGCACCCACCTGGCGGCCTTCCGCTCGGCCCTCACCCGGATCATCTCGGGCTATGCCGAAACCAGCGGCGCCGCCAAGCGCGAGAAGGTCAGCCTGTCCGGCGAGGACGCCCGCGAGGGCCTGACCTGCGTGCTGTCGGTCAAGGTGCCGGACCCCAAGTTCTCGTCCCAGACCAAGGACAAGCTGGTCTCGTCAGAGGTCCGTCCAGCCGTCGAGGGCCTGGTGGGCGAAGGCCTGGCCAACTGGTTCGAGGAACATCCCGTCGAGGCGCGGATGATCGTCCAGAAGATCGCCGAGGCCGCCGCGGCCCGGGAGGCCGCCCGCAAGGCCCGTGAACTCACCCGGCGCAAGTCGGCCCTCGACATCACCTCCCTGCCCGGCAAGCTCGCCGACTGCCAGGAGAAGGACCCCGCCAAGTCCGAGATCTTCCTGGTCGAGGGGGATTCCGCCGGCGGCTCGGCCAAGCAGGCCCGAAACCGCGAGAACCAGGCCGTCCTGCCCCTGCGCGGCAAGATCCTCAATGTCGAGCGCGCCCGGTTCGACCGGATGCTGGGCTCCGACCAGATCGGCACCCTGATCACCGCCCTCGGCGCCGGCATCGGGCGCGACGACTTCAACATCGAGAAGATCCGTTACCACAAGATCGTGATCATGACGGACGCCGACGTCGACGGCGCCCACATCCGCACGCTGCTGCTGACCTTCTTCTACCGGCAGATGCCCGAGGTGATCGAGCGGGGCTACCTCTACATCGCCCAGCCGCCGCTCTACAAAGCCGCCAAGGGCCGCTCCTCCCGCTACCTCAAGGACGATACTGAGCTGGAGGCCTACCTCACCGAAGAGGGCGTGGACGGGGCGACCCTCGACCTCGCCTCCGGCGAGCGCCTGACCGGCCAGGACCTCCTGAACCTCGTCCAGGCCTCACGGGCGGCCCGGGCCAATATCGAGCGCCTCACCGCCCGGGCGCCAGCCTTCGCCATCGAGCAGGCGGCCCTGGCCGGCCTGTTCGGCGAGGAGGGCGATCCCGCCGCCGCCGCGCGGCGTCTCGACCTCTATGCCGAGGAGGGTGACGGCCCCTGGTCCGGAGAGACCGCGCCGGCGGGCGGCTTCGCCTTTTCCCGCCGCCGCCGCGGCGTGACCGAGCGGGTGGTCCTGGACGATCTCCTGATCGCCGCCGCCGACGCCCGGCGCCTGGCCGAGCGCGCCCTGGCCCTGTCCGAGCCCTTCTCCGGGACGGCCACCTTCACCCGACGGGACCGCACGACCCGGGTCCGCGGGCCCCTCGACCTGACCGCCGCCATCATGGAGGCCGGCCGCCGGGGCCTGACCATCCAGCGCTACAAGGGCCTGGGCGAGATGAACCCCGAGCAGCTCTGGGAGACGACCCTCGACGCCGAGGCCCGCACCCTCCTCCAGGTCCGGGTCGCCCATGCCGACGACGCGGACGACATGTTCACCCGCCTGATGGGGGACCTCGTCGAGCCGCGCCGGGAGTTCATCCAGGAGAACGCCCTCGACGCCGAGGTCGACGTCTGA
- a CDS encoding DUF3526 domain-containing protein, giving the protein MTRLGQELRLFLRQKLALPTLALLAILSTVSVGAGISEIRRQTETIARIQPLQAAEEAAVAAWVARDGDAGNAAYYTFHATWDRPSALAFAALGQRDVAPYVLRVRALALESQIHEGENYNAELALPGRFDWAFVLTFLAPLILVVLLHDLISGEREAGRLQALQAAGGRAGLWTRRAGLRLGLVFVAVAAPFVAGAAASGAQAVAVLSMLGVAGLYLLFWSLVCLGVGALGRSSVANGAVLAATWVILSLVLPALAHIAINRANPVRQGVELTLAQREAVHAGWDKPKDATLGAFFKVHPEWRDTPPVTSGFHWKWYYAFQHLGDLSVADPVRAYRRGLESRDAWTGRVGLVLPAVGVQTALHRIAGTDLAAQLAYQDRIRAFHERIRRFYYPYIFNETPFRAADFAKAPRWAEGD; this is encoded by the coding sequence ATGACCCGTCTGGGACAGGAGCTGCGACTCTTCCTGCGCCAGAAGCTGGCGCTCCCCACGCTGGCCCTGCTCGCCATCTTGTCCACCGTCAGCGTCGGCGCCGGGATTTCCGAGATCCGCCGCCAGACCGAGACCATCGCCCGGATCCAGCCCCTCCAGGCGGCGGAGGAGGCCGCTGTGGCGGCCTGGGTCGCCCGGGACGGCGACGCGGGAAACGCCGCCTACTACACCTTCCATGCGACCTGGGACCGGCCCTCCGCCCTCGCCTTCGCCGCCCTCGGGCAACGCGACGTGGCGCCCTATGTGCTTCGGGTCCGCGCCCTGGCCCTCGAGAGCCAGATCCATGAAGGCGAGAACTACAATGCGGAGCTCGCCCTGCCCGGACGCTTCGACTGGGCCTTTGTGCTGACCTTCCTGGCCCCCTTGATCCTCGTTGTCCTGCTGCATGACCTGATCTCGGGAGAGCGGGAGGCGGGGAGACTCCAGGCCCTTCAGGCGGCGGGGGGGCGGGCAGGGCTCTGGACCCGTCGGGCGGGCCTCCGGCTGGGCCTGGTCTTCGTCGCCGTGGCCGCACCCTTTGTCGCCGGCGCCGCAGCGTCCGGGGCGCAGGCCGTCGCAGTCCTGTCGATGCTGGGCGTCGCGGGCCTCTATCTGCTGTTCTGGTCCCTGGTCTGCCTGGGCGTCGGCGCCCTCGGACGCAGCTCGGTGGCCAATGGCGCTGTCCTGGCGGCGACCTGGGTCATCCTGAGCCTGGTCCTGCCGGCCCTGGCGCACATCGCCATCAACCGCGCCAATCCGGTCCGGCAGGGGGTCGAGTTGACCCTCGCCCAGCGCGAGGCCGTCCACGCCGGCTGGGACAAACCAAAGGACGCCACCCTTGGCGCCTTCTTCAAGGTCCATCCGGAATGGCGGGACACGCCGCCAGTCACCTCGGGATTCCACTGGAAGTGGTACTACGCCTTCCAGCACCTCGGGGACCTGAGCGTGGCCGACCCGGTCCGAGCCTACCGGCGGGGGCTTGAGTCACGGGACGCCTGGACGGGCAGGGTCGGCCTCGTCCTCCCGGCGGTGGGGGTGCAGACGGCCCTGCACCGGATAGCGGGAACGGACCTGGCGGCCCAGCTTGCCTACCAGGACCGGATCCGGGCCTTCCACGAGCGGATCCGGCGGTTCTACTACCCCTACATCTTCAACGAGACGCCGTTCCGCGCGGCGGACTTCGCAAAGGCCCCCCGCTGGGCGGAGGGCGACTGA
- a CDS encoding ABC transporter permease → MSAVLRIAANELRLMARARVAQLAVALVVVLSAIAALTSISQGRESQEIRSRFQAQADREFDGQPARHPHRMVHYGHFVFRPLPALAGFDPGVDAFTGSTLFLEGHRQNSANFGDVRQSSLLVRFGQLTPAFVIQALGPLVLIFLGFGAIARERDSGLLRLHFAQGVTAGQVVLGKAAALSVVAGLILAPALAALAWLTITAGAAPVAALMLAAGYAAYLLVWVLVTTSVSALAPSSRTALATLVAAWALSAILAPRLATDIALLAAPHPTRLETDIAIQRDLKEIGDSHNPDDPYFNAFRASVLKTYGVARVEDLPVNYRGLIAMEGERLTSSLFERYAERQFNDQRRQSGLALALGLVSPTLAVRSLSMAASGTDLEGHRRFLRQAEAYRYAIVQRLNRLQAERLTYSDDSNRNSDPEAGRRVRIDPGAWSQTPDFVYRPASTTEALGAATPGLLLLGAWMAIAGGLAWTASRRLGRAGA, encoded by the coding sequence ATGAGTGCGGTCCTCCGAATCGCCGCAAACGAACTGCGCCTCATGGCCCGGGCGCGGGTCGCCCAACTGGCCGTCGCCCTGGTGGTCGTCCTTTCCGCCATCGCCGCCCTGACTTCCATTTCGCAGGGCCGGGAAAGCCAGGAGATCCGGAGCCGGTTCCAGGCCCAGGCGGACCGGGAGTTCGATGGTCAGCCCGCCCGACACCCGCACCGGATGGTGCATTACGGACACTTCGTCTTCCGGCCCCTGCCCGCCCTTGCAGGCTTCGATCCGGGCGTCGACGCCTTCACCGGATCGACCCTGTTCCTCGAGGGCCACAGGCAGAACAGCGCCAACTTCGGGGACGTCCGGCAGTCCTCCCTGCTGGTCCGGTTCGGCCAGTTGACCCCCGCCTTCGTGATCCAGGCGCTTGGACCCCTGGTCCTGATCTTCCTCGGCTTTGGAGCCATTGCGCGGGAACGGGACTCCGGCCTGCTGCGCCTGCATTTCGCCCAGGGGGTGACAGCTGGCCAGGTGGTTCTGGGAAAGGCCGCAGCGCTTTCGGTCGTCGCCGGGCTCATCCTGGCGCCTGCGCTCGCCGCCCTGGCCTGGCTCACCATCACCGCCGGCGCTGCGCCCGTGGCCGCCCTGATGCTGGCGGCGGGCTATGCAGCCTACCTGTTGGTCTGGGTGCTGGTCACCACTTCAGTCTCCGCCCTGGCCCCAAGCAGTCGCACCGCCCTCGCCACCCTTGTCGCCGCCTGGGCCCTGTCGGCGATCCTCGCCCCCCGGCTGGCGACGGACATCGCCCTCCTGGCGGCCCCCCATCCGACCCGGCTGGAAACCGACATCGCCATCCAGCGGGACCTGAAGGAGATCGGTGACAGCCATAACCCCGACGATCCCTACTTCAACGCCTTCCGGGCTTCAGTCCTGAAGACCTACGGGGTGGCGCGCGTCGAGGACCTGCCGGTGAACTACCGGGGCCTGATCGCCATGGAGGGAGAGCGGCTGACCTCATCCCTCTTCGAGCGTTACGCCGAGCGCCAGTTCAACGACCAGAGACGCCAGTCCGGACTGGCCCTTGCCCTCGGACTGGTCAGCCCGACCCTGGCGGTGCGGAGCCTGTCCATGGCCGCCTCCGGGACAGACCTTGAGGGTCACCGGCGGTTCCTGCGACAGGCGGAAGCCTACCGCTACGCCATCGTACAGAGGCTGAACCGCCTCCAGGCGGAGCGCCTGACCTATTCAGACGACAGCAACCGCAACAGCGACCCGGAGGCGGGCCGCCGGGTCCGGATTGACCCCGGCGCCTGGAGCCAGACGCCGGACTTCGTCTACCGGCCGGCCTCCACCACAGAGGCCCTGGGGGCTGCGACCCCGGGACTGCTGCTTCTGGGCGCCTGGATGGCCATTGCGGGGGGCCTGGCCTGGACGGCCAGTCGGCGGTTGGGAAGGGCAGGCGCATGA
- a CDS encoding ABC transporter ATP-binding protein, which yields MPDLTAAEPVIDVRKLCVDRGGTPVLKGLHLSVNAGEVYALLGGNGAGKSTTLAVLMGLLRPSSGSVRVMGLNPAAQADAVRQRIAYLPETVALYETLSAYENIGYFLGLSGARPSRAEMDAALDAAGLQAGARSRRTGGFSKGMRQKVAIAMALLREVPVLLLDEPTTGLDPAAASDFNTLVGGLRQRGAAVLMVTHDLLGAADCADRIGFLAGGGIVEEVRTEGGLDVLSLHRRFGEAAAG from the coding sequence ATGCCGGACCTGACCGCCGCCGAACCCGTCATCGATGTCCGCAAACTCTGCGTCGACAGGGGCGGGACCCCCGTTCTGAAGGGCCTGCACCTGTCGGTGAACGCCGGTGAGGTCTACGCCCTGCTCGGCGGCAATGGAGCAGGCAAGTCGACCACTCTGGCCGTCCTGATGGGCCTGCTGCGGCCCTCGAGCGGATCGGTGCGCGTGATGGGCCTCAACCCCGCAGCCCAGGCCGACGCCGTCCGCCAGCGTATCGCCTACCTGCCGGAGACCGTCGCCCTTTACGAGACCCTGAGCGCCTACGAGAACATCGGCTACTTCCTGGGCCTGTCCGGCGCACGACCCTCGCGGGCGGAGATGGATGCAGCCCTGGACGCGGCGGGACTGCAGGCTGGGGCCCGGTCCCGGCGGACCGGCGGTTTCTCCAAGGGCATGCGGCAGAAGGTGGCGATCGCCATGGCCCTCCTGCGGGAGGTTCCCGTCCTGCTGCTGGACGAGCCGACGACGGGCCTCGACCCGGCCGCAGCATCGGACTTCAACACCCTGGTGGGAGGCCTGCGCCAACGGGGCGCCGCGGTCCTGATGGTGACCCACGACCTTCTTGGGGCGGCGGACTGCGCCGACCGGATCGGGTTCCTGGCCGGGGGCGGGATCGTCGAGGAGGTCCGGACCGAGGGCGGGCTGGACGTCCTTTCGCTTCACCGCCGATTTGGCGAGGCCGCCGCCGGATGA
- a CDS encoding TonB-dependent siderophore receptor: protein MNSPSKSTLLLAAGLACISSAALAEVAEGVSEVVVTGQRQAYRGQFTLQETPQSLAVISQRTLQDNNITGLTEALDLNAGVARQNNFGGLWDAYAVRGFAGDENLPSGYLVNGFNGGRGFGGPRDVAGVERIEILKGPNAALFGRGEPGGTVNIVTRKARFGETGGSLSASLGGFSARRAEADVNIAAGEVFGARLVGFYDEAESFRRTVSTERYGFLPSFGFRLGEDTMVTYDLEVTRQKAPFDRGVPAIGGVLGKVDRRTFLGEPGDGPIEADATGQQLEVQHDLSSTWSLLVGAGFRTTNLTGFSTEAELAASRQKLSVDGRSLSRQRRFRDYEADHAVLRGELSGDFQAFGLRHRLLAGADFDRFENSQLFLRFRPAAVSGNPSDQAANVIDVFAPVYGRFPLPTPGPLTNRLDVQEAAGLYLQDQIALTESLQVRLGVRYDDFSLESLNRATGVSQSRSESRLSPQVGLVWTAAPSLSFFAAYGEGFRANIGATARGEIFDPETSRSFEAGARFTLLDGDLTGTLAVFSMRKSQVLAADPANPGFSLPIGKAGSQGLEFDLNGRLPGGVEALLSYAYVEAEARSDVLDPNFSLQIRKGDRLINVPRHSLNGQVARDFTLGETEVRLGVGVQHVGERLGETATKFELPAYTLVRLFGAWRATDQVEVFGEVQNLFDETHYTNSFSTLWVQPGAPRTGSVGVRLRF from the coding sequence GTGAACTCCCCATCCAAGTCGACCCTTCTTCTCGCGGCCGGCCTTGCCTGCATCTCCAGCGCGGCCCTGGCGGAGGTCGCCGAAGGCGTCTCCGAGGTCGTGGTCACCGGACAGAGACAGGCCTATCGGGGCCAGTTCACGCTGCAGGAGACGCCCCAGAGCCTGGCGGTGATCTCGCAGCGCACCCTTCAGGACAACAACATCACCGGCCTGACAGAGGCCCTGGACCTCAATGCGGGGGTCGCCCGGCAGAACAATTTCGGCGGTCTCTGGGACGCCTATGCGGTGCGCGGCTTCGCCGGGGACGAGAACCTCCCCAGCGGATATCTCGTGAACGGCTTCAATGGCGGACGTGGTTTTGGCGGCCCGAGGGACGTCGCCGGCGTCGAGCGCATCGAGATCCTGAAGGGCCCCAACGCCGCTCTCTTCGGCCGCGGCGAGCCGGGGGGGACGGTGAACATCGTTACCCGAAAGGCCCGGTTCGGTGAGACCGGAGGATCCCTGAGCGCCAGCCTTGGCGGGTTCAGCGCCCGCCGGGCTGAGGCTGACGTCAATATCGCAGCCGGGGAGGTTTTCGGAGCCCGGCTTGTCGGCTTCTACGACGAGGCCGAGAGCTTCCGACGGACAGTCAGCACCGAGCGTTATGGCTTCCTGCCCTCCTTCGGATTCCGGCTGGGTGAGGACACCATGGTCACCTACGACCTGGAGGTCACCCGCCAGAAGGCGCCCTTCGACCGCGGCGTCCCGGCCATTGGCGGCGTTCTGGGCAAGGTGGACCGACGGACCTTCCTGGGCGAGCCCGGCGACGGCCCTATCGAGGCGGACGCCACGGGGCAGCAGCTGGAAGTCCAGCACGACTTGAGCTCCACCTGGAGCCTGCTTGTCGGCGCCGGCTTCCGTACGACAAACCTGACCGGGTTCTCCACCGAGGCCGAACTCGCCGCCTCCCGGCAGAAGCTCAGTGTCGACGGCAGATCCCTATCCCGGCAGAGACGATTCCGAGATTACGAGGCTGATCACGCTGTCCTTCGGGGAGAGCTGTCGGGCGATTTCCAGGCCTTTGGCCTGCGCCACCGCCTCCTTGCCGGCGCCGACTTCGACCGCTTCGAGAACAGCCAGCTGTTCCTGAGGTTCCGGCCCGCGGCCGTCAGCGGCAATCCCTCGGACCAGGCCGCCAACGTCATTGACGTCTTTGCCCCGGTCTATGGCCGGTTCCCGCTGCCGACCCCGGGGCCGCTGACCAACCGGCTTGATGTGCAGGAGGCGGCTGGCCTCTACCTGCAGGACCAGATCGCGCTCACCGAGTCCCTGCAGGTCCGGCTGGGCGTCCGCTATGACGACTTCTCCCTGGAAAGCCTCAACCGGGCGACGGGCGTGTCCCAGAGCCGCTCGGAAAGTCGCCTCAGCCCGCAGGTTGGCCTGGTCTGGACCGCCGCCCCGTCCCTGTCCTTCTTCGCCGCTTACGGCGAGGGCTTCCGCGCCAATATCGGCGCTACGGCCAGGGGCGAGATCTTTGATCCCGAGACCAGCCGGTCCTTCGAGGCCGGCGCCCGGTTCACCCTCCTGGACGGCGACCTGACCGGGACCCTGGCCGTCTTCTCGATGCGAAAGAGCCAGGTTCTCGCTGCTGACCCGGCCAATCCGGGCTTCTCCCTGCCCATCGGCAAGGCCGGCAGCCAGGGGCTGGAGTTCGACCTGAACGGCCGCCTCCCCGGCGGGGTCGAGGCCCTCCTGTCCTACGCCTATGTCGAGGCTGAGGCCCGCTCCGATGTCCTCGATCCCAACTTCTCCCTCCAGATCCGCAAGGGAGACCGGCTGATCAACGTGCCGCGGCACAGCCTCAACGGACAGGTCGCGCGCGACTTCACCCTTGGCGAAACCGAGGTCCGCCTCGGCGTCGGCGTCCAGCACGTGGGCGAGCGCCTCGGAGAGACCGCGACGAAGTTCGAGCTGCCCGCCTACACCCTGGTCCGGCTGTTCGGCGCCTGGCGCGCCACCGACCAGGTCGAGGTCTTTGGCGAGGTTCAGAACCTGTTCGACGAGACCCATTACACCAACAGCTTCTCCACCCTCTGGGTCCAGCCGGGGGCCCCGAGGACGGGCTCAGTGGGCGTACGCCTGCGCTTCTGA